Proteins from a genomic interval of Haemophilus parainfluenzae T3T1:
- a CDS encoding N-acetylmannosamine kinase has protein sequence MSLTVDSGQTLQRCLALDIGGTKIASAIVKNGEIQQRKQISTPQDDAAQAMHQTLAQLLKEYEGQFDYVAVASTGIINQGILTALNPKNLGGLAQFPLKDSIAQHTDKPIGLLNDVQAAAYAEYQLQNPNDVQNFTFITVSTGVGGGLILNHRLLTEPNGIAGHIGHTLADPNGPVCGCGRRGCVEAIASGRAIEAVSSQWDEPCDPKEVFARFRQNDEKATALVTRSAQAIANLIADLKIGLDMQKVVVGGSVGLAEGYLPLVQSLLSELPAVYHCELESAKFGQDAGLIGAAYWVKDCLLQAKNTGVVYG, from the coding sequence ATGTCATTAACAGTGGATAGTGGTCAGACATTACAGCGTTGTTTGGCATTAGATATTGGTGGCACGAAAATCGCTTCTGCTATAGTGAAAAATGGTGAGATTCAGCAGCGAAAACAGATTTCCACGCCACAAGATGATGCTGCGCAAGCGATGCATCAAACCCTTGCTCAGTTGCTAAAAGAATATGAAGGGCAGTTTGATTATGTCGCCGTTGCTTCAACAGGCATTATTAATCAAGGCATTCTGACCGCACTTAACCCTAAAAACTTGGGTGGATTAGCCCAATTCCCATTAAAAGACAGTATTGCACAGCACACCGATAAACCAATTGGCTTACTTAATGATGTGCAAGCGGCAGCCTATGCCGAGTATCAACTACAAAATCCTAATGATGTTCAAAACTTTACCTTTATTACGGTTTCTACAGGAGTAGGGGGCGGTTTAATTTTAAATCATCGTTTACTTACTGAGCCAAATGGCATAGCAGGACATATTGGTCATACTTTAGCCGATCCTAATGGCCCCGTTTGTGGATGTGGTCGCCGTGGTTGTGTTGAAGCCATTGCATCTGGTCGCGCGATTGAAGCGGTTTCTTCTCAGTGGGATGAGCCTTGTGATCCGAAAGAAGTCTTTGCGCGTTTCCGTCAAAATGATGAAAAAGCGACCGCACTTGTGACTCGTTCAGCTCAAGCCATCGCGAATTTAATTGCAGATTTGAAGATTGGCTTAGATATGCAGAAAGTCGTAGTTGGTGGTAGTGTCGGATTAGCAGAAGGTTATTTACCGTTGGTTCAATCTTTATTAAGTGAACTTCCCGCTGTTTATCATTGTGAATTAGAAAGTGCTAAATTCGGGCAAGATGCTGGCTTGATTGGTGCAGCTTACTGGGTAAAAGATTGCTTATTACAAGCAAAAAATACGGGAGTGGTTTATGGCTAA
- a CDS encoding N-acetylmannosamine-6-phosphate 2-epimerase, with the protein MSKLSHNEVLDKIKFGLIASCQPVDDGPMDKPEIVAAMAQASVVGGAAGLRIEGIENLKATRPTVNVPIIGIVKRDLPDSPVRITPFLHDIEDLAKAGADIIAVDGTNRPRPVDIESAVKKIHELGCLAMADCSNLEEGLYCQKLGFDIVGSTMSGYTGGAVPEEPDYQLVKDLKAAGCRVMAEGRYNTPELAKTAIEIGAYCVTVGSALTRLEHIVSWFTEAIHSAKK; encoded by the coding sequence ATGTCGAAATTATCACATAATGAAGTCTTAGATAAAATCAAATTTGGTCTTATTGCTTCTTGTCAGCCTGTCGATGACGGTCCGATGGATAAACCAGAAATCGTGGCAGCCATGGCACAGGCTTCTGTTGTTGGTGGTGCCGCTGGATTGCGTATCGAGGGCATAGAAAATCTTAAGGCAACACGCCCTACTGTGAATGTACCGATTATTGGTATTGTGAAACGTGATTTACCTGACAGCCCTGTACGAATCACGCCATTTTTGCATGATATTGAAGATTTAGCGAAAGCTGGTGCTGATATTATCGCCGTGGATGGGACAAATCGCCCTAGACCAGTAGATATTGAAAGTGCGGTCAAAAAAATCCACGAATTAGGCTGTTTAGCCATGGCGGATTGTTCGAATTTAGAAGAAGGCTTGTACTGTCAAAAACTCGGTTTTGATATCGTGGGGAGTACGATGTCAGGCTATACAGGTGGCGCTGTGCCGGAAGAACCGGATTATCAATTAGTTAAAGATTTGAAAGCAGCAGGCTGTCGAGTCATGGCGGAAGGACGTTATAACACCCCTGAATTGGCGAAAACGGCGATTGAAATTGGTGCTTATTGCGTGACAGTTGGTTCTGCATTGACTCGTTTAGAGCATATCGTAAGTTGGTTCACCGAAGCCATTCATTCAGCGAAAAAATAA
- the nagE gene encoding N-acetylglucosamine-specific PTS transporter subunit IIBC — MNVLGYAQKIGQALMVPVAVLPAAAVLMGIGYWLDPDGWGANSQLAAFLIKSGGAIIDNMGLLFAVGVAFGLSKDKHGSAALSGLVGYYVVTTLLSPGSVAQLQHIDVSEVPAAFGKINNQFIGILIGVISAELYNRFYQVELPKALSFFSGKRLVPIVVSFVMMFISFVLLYIWPYIFGGLVSFGESIKDLGAVGAGLYGFFNRLLIPVGLHHALNSVFWFDVAGINDIPNFLGGAKSLAEGTATVGVTGMYQAGFFPVMMFGLPGAALAIYLSAKPSQRTKVASIMLAGAFASFFTGITEPLEFSFMFVAPVLYFIHAVLTGISVFIAATMHWIAGFGFSAGLVDMVLSSRNPLAVEWYMLIVQGLVFFVIYYAVFRFAIKAFNLKTLGRTEEAEETTAAQPAASQSREERAVKFIDALGGADNFKNIDACITRLRLSLVDQHKINEEQLKSLGAKGIVKIGNDGLQVVLGPEAELVAEAMKQKVK, encoded by the coding sequence ATGAATGTGTTAGGTTATGCGCAAAAAATTGGGCAAGCCTTAATGGTACCTGTTGCTGTCTTACCAGCAGCGGCTGTACTGATGGGTATTGGTTATTGGCTTGACCCAGATGGCTGGGGAGCTAACAGTCAACTTGCTGCATTTTTAATTAAATCAGGCGGTGCTATCATCGATAACATGGGCCTGCTTTTTGCCGTTGGCGTTGCTTTCGGTTTATCTAAGGACAAACATGGTTCCGCTGCACTTTCAGGTTTAGTAGGTTACTATGTGGTAACCACTCTACTTTCACCTGGCAGTGTTGCTCAACTACAACATATCGATGTGAGTGAAGTGCCAGCTGCCTTCGGGAAAATCAATAACCAATTTATTGGGATTTTGATCGGAGTGATTTCAGCTGAACTTTATAACCGCTTCTATCAAGTAGAATTGCCAAAAGCACTCTCCTTCTTTAGCGGAAAACGCCTTGTGCCAATCGTCGTTTCTTTTGTCATGATGTTCATCAGCTTCGTATTGCTTTACATCTGGCCATATATTTTCGGCGGTTTAGTATCATTCGGTGAAAGCATTAAAGACTTAGGCGCGGTTGGTGCTGGTCTTTACGGTTTCTTCAACCGCTTACTCATTCCTGTTGGCTTACACCACGCATTGAACTCCGTATTCTGGTTTGACGTCGCAGGTATCAATGACATTCCAAACTTCTTAGGTGGTGCAAAATCACTTGCTGAAGGTACTGCAACGGTTGGTGTAACGGGTATGTATCAAGCCGGTTTCTTCCCTGTTATGATGTTCGGTTTACCGGGTGCCGCATTAGCGATTTATCTCAGCGCTAAACCAAGTCAAAGAACTAAAGTGGCATCAATCATGCTTGCGGGTGCGTTTGCCTCATTCTTCACTGGTATCACCGAGCCATTAGAATTCTCTTTCATGTTTGTTGCACCAGTGCTTTACTTCATCCACGCGGTATTGACCGGTATTTCCGTCTTTATCGCGGCGACAATGCATTGGATTGCAGGCTTCGGTTTCAGTGCGGGTCTCGTGGATATGGTGCTTTCATCACGCAACCCATTAGCCGTTGAATGGTATATGCTAATCGTACAAGGCTTAGTATTCTTCGTGATTTACTATGCAGTATTCCGTTTTGCAATTAAAGCTTTCAACTTAAAAACATTAGGTCGTACAGAAGAAGCAGAAGAAACCACTGCAGCACAACCAGCAGCGAGCCAATCTCGCGAAGAAAGAGCGGTCAAATTTATTGATGCTTTAGGTGGTGCTGATAACTTCAAAAATATTGATGCTTGTATCACTCGCTTACGTTTAAGCTTAGTGGATCAACACAAAATTAATGAAGAACAGCTCAAGTCTCTTGGCGCAAAAGGTATCGTGAAAATCGGTAATGATGGCTTACAAGTGGTTCTCGGCCCTGAAGCTGAACTTGTGGCAGAAGCCATGAAACAAAAAGTGAAATAA
- the crp gene encoding cAMP-activated global transcriptional regulator CRP: MSEDVELLEEQKLQDDDQQRDPALDWFLTHCHLHKYPAKSTLIHAGEDANILYFLIKGTVMVSSKDDEGKEMILSYLGAGQFFGEAGLFDEGSKRSAWVKTKTPCEIAEISYKKYRQLIQINPEILMFLTSQLSKRLQNTSRQVTNLAFLDVAGRIAQALMHLAKQPEAMTHPDGMQIKITRQEIGQMVGCSRETVGRIIKMLEDQNLIHAHGKTIVVYGTR, from the coding sequence ATGTCAGAAGATGTAGAATTACTTGAAGAACAAAAGTTACAAGACGATGATCAGCAGCGCGATCCTGCTCTGGATTGGTTCCTAACTCACTGTCATTTGCATAAATATCCTGCAAAATCGACCTTAATACATGCAGGGGAAGATGCCAATATTTTATATTTCTTAATTAAAGGAACCGTGATGGTTTCATCGAAAGATGATGAAGGCAAAGAGATGATTTTATCTTATTTAGGTGCCGGACAATTTTTTGGTGAGGCAGGTTTATTTGATGAAGGCTCGAAACGTTCTGCTTGGGTGAAAACGAAAACCCCTTGTGAAATTGCGGAAATTTCCTATAAAAAATATCGTCAGCTTATTCAAATTAATCCTGAGATTTTAATGTTCCTTACTTCTCAGTTATCAAAACGTTTGCAAAACACGTCTCGACAAGTGACTAACCTGGCCTTTTTAGATGTGGCAGGGCGTATTGCTCAGGCGCTTATGCATCTAGCAAAACAACCTGAAGCTATGACTCATCCTGATGGTATGCAGATTAAAATTACGCGTCAGGAAATCGGTCAAATGGTGGGCTGTTCACGTGAAACCGTAGGGCGAATAATTAAGATGCTGGAAGATCAGAATCTCATTCATGCGCACGGCAAAACCATTGTTGTTTACGGCACTCGATAG
- a CDS encoding YheU family protein: MIIPWQELPKETLENIVESVVLREGTDYGSHEFSLEQKKQHLLNKIHNGSAVIVWSELHESIDIKDKMEFLK, encoded by the coding sequence ATGATTATTCCATGGCAAGAACTGCCAAAAGAAACCTTAGAAAATATTGTGGAAAGTGTGGTACTTAGGGAAGGCACCGATTATGGTTCACACGAATTTTCTTTAGAACAAAAAAAACAACACCTACTAAATAAGATTCACAATGGAAGTGCAGTGATTGTTTGGTCAGAATTACATGAATCCATTGATATAAAAGATAAAATGGAATTTCTAAAATGA